The following proteins are encoded in a genomic region of Triticum dicoccoides isolate Atlit2015 ecotype Zavitan chromosome 1B, WEW_v2.0, whole genome shotgun sequence:
- the LOC119328276 gene encoding embryo-specific protein ATS3A-like, which translates to MAGPGIGAAAPRLSLLLLLVVVFAGSSLHSRTEAAVRTCTYTVKVKTSCASPARTSDAVSVAFGDAYRNEAYGARLPSAPGGRAFERCGTDTFRVSGVCGYGVCYLYLRRAGRDGWAPEWVQVTEPGPGAGEKPATFYFGAPLPDGVWYGHNRCPKAKAKAKAAAAARTNTTSAVASPLG; encoded by the exons ATGGCGGGTCCCGGCATCGGAGCGGCCGCGCCTCGcctgtcgctgctgctgctgctcgtcgtcgtcttcgcGGGCTCCTCCCTCCACAGCCGCAcc GAGGCGGCCGTGCGGACGTGCACGTACACGGTGAAGGTGAAGACGAGCTGCGCGTCGCCGGCGCGGACGTCGGACGCGGTCAGCGTGGCGTTCGGGGATGCGTACCGCAACGAGGCGTACGGCGCGCGCCTCCCGAGCGCGCCGGGCGGGAGGGCCTTCGAGCGGTGCGGCACCGACACCttccgcgtctccggggtgtgcggcTACGGCGTCTGCTACCTCTACCTCCGCCGCGCCGGCCGCGACGGCTGGGCGCCCGAGTGGGTCCAGGTCACCGAGCCGGGCCCCGGCGCCGGAGAGAAGCCCGCCACCTTCTACTTCGGGGCGCCGCTGCCGGACGGCGTCTGGTACGGCCACAACCGCTGCCccaaggccaaggccaaggccaaggcggcggcggcggctcggacaaACACCACCTCTGCTGTTGCTTCGCCTCTGGGCTAG